From Salmo salar chromosome ssa21, Ssal_v3.1, whole genome shotgun sequence:
aaatgtgcgccgccctatgggactcccaatcacggccggatgtgatacagcctggatttgaaccagggactgtagcctcttgcactgagatgcagtgccttacaccgctgcgtccgtgtgtgtgtgtgttaactatttaactactaGAATGATTAAAAGGCCTCTAAACATTTTGAATATCGGTTATCGGTAACGGTTTTTTTTGTAAGGAAAATATTagatatcggtgcatcactaatgACAATGTAATAAAATGACTCACACCTCCCATTTCCCTAAGGCTATAGGCTATTACAGCACACAATTGAATGTACAGTATCTCTATCTAAACTAACACAGGACAGTGTAACCTATTCATATCAGAAAGGGAAACCTACATTCCAGGATTACATATTAATCAGTATCACTATCTGTCATAtatcctttctgtctgtctgtctgtctgtctgtctgtctgtctgtgagtgagtgagtgagtgagtgagtgagtgagtgtctgtgtgtgtgtgtgagagagtgtgtgtgagacctgGTCAGGATACAGATGGACCATAGAGTTCATCAACAACCTCAGGCTCTCTTTATGGACTGAACAGCCATATGATGACACCATCCATATTGACAATCTAGACCGTTATCTACGTGGCATTGATTTCTCAGAAATTATTGATCAGGAGAATCCCAGGCTGTAAACCGTGTGGCAAACCGCCGGTTTTAGCATGAAGACCACCAGACCATAAAGGAAACATACAGCCATCAATGATCAACAAACCAACACGTTAACCTATGGACCATGAATAACAATACATGGAGAAGGGCTTGAACTCACGTTCATTGCGCCCTGTGGTTTGGGTATTGATCCGAACGATTTAAAATGAATCATATGAAATACAACATGCCGAGTCTGATGTGACGAGAGAGATGAGCCATAACATAACATCAGATACACAATTAATAATTTATCATTATGAAATGGATGGGTCACATTTATTTAAATTATGCCATTCTAAGTGACGATTAACTGAATCGGTGTCATCATGCTTGCACCTCCTTTCGTCTGACGATGGAACCCACACAGCCTGAAGAAAAGCGTCGCCTCACCAGGGTCTTTGCAACGTTTCCTCTCTGCGTGATGTTTTTGCTGTGCTTTTCGTTTGCCATACGGATCCTTTGTTTTGCTACCATCTTCTGAGAATGTTATATTGATGTAAAAGTATTATATACCGGTGTTATTTTGATGCAGTGATGATGAAGCCACGAGACCCCACTTCTCTCTGTCTGCACCTGCTGACGTGCGCGTGGACGGAAGTGCGCCTCCATGGAGCTGGGCGCGCGTGCGCtgcaaaactgtttttttttctgCCTCACCTCTCAATCTAACCAGCCATATAGACAAACTACTTATTGTTGAAAAATGTAATGGATTAATAGTTATGCCATTTGCCAGAGAAAAACACTTTTAGTTGTCACCAATGCACAATCAGTGGTCTATTAAGTTCTTCTACCTTTCTCAAACAGAAGCTGTTGTCAGGGCCTTGCCTATGAGCTGCACATGCCTGGGGTGTCTGGAGAAAGAGCATCATGTGTTTATTTGAACAAACCTTacatacagtacaggacagtaactaTGGTGGTCTAGAAAATGATGCAGAATTAGGTTAGAAACATTTAAGTGACCtgttttttgtattttaaaaACGTAATAGTTTAAGTCTGATTTTCAACCCTCTCCACCACTTATAACTAACATATAACTAACAGCTTCAGTTTTTTTAATACTCACAAAATAATATAATATCTTTAGATGTGATTATGTTGGTAAAGTAGGGGTACAGCTTTAAAACAACGAAGTGCATTATGGGTAACGTAGTAATTTAACTTTTGTTTTTGACCCAGTTGTTGTGGTGGCGGAGATGTAACCAAACTGTGAGCTACGCGCTTTTTGCTCCATTTGCCCACTATTTTATTTTGTCGTTCAGACTACCTCACATGGTGTACAAGTATAATAAATGTCAACTACTTAAGTGGAATTCCAGACTAACTCGTCATTAGCAGCGGATAAGATCCACAAAGGTGGGAATTACCCCAGAGCATCCGTGAATTGCTCTGGCCCTGGAGCTAGCAAGTGAAGGCTCCCCTGAGCCGTCTCGACTGCGGTCTGGAGGCGAGGCAGGAAAGGTAACACTGGGGGCTCGTCCAGTATAAAGGAACCAGAAGGTCAACTGGCGAAGTGGCTCGAGAAGTTTGGGGAGTATAACTTACATCGTTCAGGACGCCACCACGAAAATGCTAACGTCCTGTTCAGGAGGCCCTGCCGCCAGACTTGCTCCTGCACTATACAGGACCAAACCCAGAACAATGACTGTTTCAGGCACCAGGAAGTGCAGTGTGGCCTCGGTCCCAGCATAGCTGATTACGAGgtggaatcaatcaatcaaatgtatttataaagccctttttacatcaaagccctttttacattcaACATGTCGAGTCTGATGTGATGAGAGAGATGAGCGGCGTTATCGATAGCCAATTTGAACCATAACATAACAtcagatacagatacacaattCATCATTTATCATTATGAAATGGATGGGTCACATTTATTGAAATTATGCCATTCTAAGTGACAATTAACTGAATCGGTGTCATCATGCTTGCACCTCCTTCGTCTGATGACGGAACCGACAACGCCTGAAGAAAAGCGTTGCCTCACCAGGGTCTTTGCAACGTTTCCTCTCTGCGTGACGCCGCCAGACTTGCCCCTGCACTGTACAGGACCCTACCCAGAACAATGACCATTGCAGGCACCAGGAAGTGCAGTGTGACCTCGGCCCCAGCATAACTGATTACACTgtggaatcaatcaatcaatcaaatgtatttataaagtaattttttacatcagccgatgtcacaaagtgctatacagaaacccagcctaaaaccccatacagcaagcaatgcaggtgtagaagcacgtggctaggaaaaactccctagaaaggcatgaacctaagaagaaacctagagaggaaccaggctctgaggggtggccagtcctcttctggctgtgccgggttgagattataatggtacatggccaagatgttcaaacgttcatagatgaccagcagggtcaaataataataataatcacagtggttgtagagggtgcaacaggtcagcacctcaggagtaaatgtcagttggcttttcatagccgatcattcagagttagagacagcaggtgcggtagagagagagagtcgaaaacagcaggtacgggacaaggtagcacgcccggtgaacaggtcagggttccatagctgcaggcagaatagttgaaactggacagggccaaccaggcaggatataccGACAGATACTACCTCATGTGTTCCGGACGGACAGAATGAAGCAGATGCATGACGGCCCAGTAACCAGTCACTTTGGCGTGGAACGAACACTTGCCCGGCTGCAGACAAGATACTACTGGTACCGAATGAGAGAGGATGTCACACTATGGTGTCGTACATGTACCAGCTGTGCCGCTAAAGCCAGACCTTCGACGAAGCCCCAAGCACCTATGGGCACTGTTCTCGTGGGAGTACCTATGGAGAGGATCGCCCCATGAACAAGACAGAATGCTAGAATCGCTACATATTGGTGGTTCAATACTATTTCACAAAGTGGGTGGAAGCCTACCCTCTACCCAACTATCAAGCCGCAACAGTGGCAGAAGTTCTGACAGCTGAATGGGTGTGTCGCTATGGAGCCCCACAGACACTCCACAGCGACCAAGGCTCCAACTTCAAATCAGAAGTCTTCCAAAGAATGCGTGAACTGTTAGGAATCGAGAAGACTCTCACAACCCCTTTCAGACGGCAATCTGACGGGCAAGTCAAAAGATTTAATGCCATTCCACAGGAGATCTTAGCCACTACCACAGAACGTTGTCATTGGGACTGGGACCTTAAACCCCCTGAAGTATGTGGGTCTGTAAATTGTGACTGTTTTATATTCTATGCATTGAGACGTGGGCCATGTTTTGGGAACTGTGTTATTTTGTATGGGAAGAAAAACTGGTATTTTTGTAAACAGAAGGAAACATTTTTGAAATATAACAGTTGTTGTAAATTGCAAGTGCTAACCTTTTTCCTTTTCAGGAGAGATAAATAGGGGTCCTGCATTCACACTGGAATTACATGTGCAAGCCCTACAGTGGACTGCTAGGTACTGGAACCACTGACTTGCCTTCCTTTCTCTATGTATCCTCATCTGAAACCAACAGCCtttggggtgacaggtagcctagtggttagagcgttggactagcaaccaaaggttgcaagatcgaatcgcTGAgctgacaaggcagttaacccacttttcctaggccgtcattgataataagaatttgttcttaactgacttgcctagtaaaattaaaataaatcaaAATCCTACCCACTGCTCCATGTGCTTTTAGGGAATATGGACTGTATTGAC
This genomic window contains:
- the LOC106582177 gene encoding stress-associated endoplasmic reticulum protein 2 isoform X1, with protein sequence MVAKQRIRMANEKHSKNITQRGNVAKTLVRRRFSSGCVGSIVRRKERPQEEKYPVGPWLLALFVFVVCGSAIFQIIQSIRMGM